Sequence from the Myxococcales bacterium genome:
GAAGAGAGGCCAGCGCACGGCACCGAAGTCTTTGCTCTTGGCGCACACCTTCGTCCAACGGAGGCCCGCGCCGCTGTCGTCAGCCGCGTCGGCGCCAGCGTCGTCGCCGTCGAGTCGAAACACGGCACCGTCGTTGCTGACGGCGTGCACCTTGTCGTTCCAGCCACACACGGCGATCTGCACCGTGCCTTCGAAGACCTTCTCTGTCGCGCTACCGCCGAGCGCCGTCGTCCAACGCTGCTTCGCTTCGTCCCACCGCGTCACGGTTCCGCGGGTCGACACGGCGTAGGCCCCGCCGCTCGCCACGACGAAGAAGTTTCGCTGATCGCCAAGGTCGCTCTTCTCAACGGCGCGACCAAACGCGCGCCAGCCCTTCTTTCCGCGAACGAAGAACCGATGCTCCTTCGTCTTCGTGTGCTGGGGCCCGAGCATGAGCTCACCGCGCGACACGTCGAAGGCGAGCAGCGCCAACGAGAACTCCTTGGGCGCGCCATCGCCAGCGACGGACGGCACGGCCTTGAAGCCGCCCTCTTTGCCCTTCATCGCGAAGAGGTGCGCGTCGCCCATGCCGGAGAGCACGACGACGCCGTGCTCCGGGTGGTCACCCACCGAGAAGCCGCCGCGCCAGCCTGCGAGGTCGTCGGGCAGGCCGCCGACGTCGAGGCGGCTGAGCGTCTTTCCGTCCCACGCCAAGAGCACGAGCACGTCGTCTTCGCGATCGTGCGCCCAGAACACGACACGCTCGTGTTTCGCGTCGTAGAACGAACCAAAGCCATTCGCCATACGGCTGCCGTCGACTTGTTTGGGCAGCCCGTCGAGCGATGCGTCGCGACGCGTCCAGCGCGAGCCATCAAGCTCCCATAGGCCCGCCTCGTTCAAGCACACGGTCACACCGCGACCGATGTCGTAGCCAAACATCGCGGCACACTTTCGCCAGCTCGTGTCGTCGGCCTTGATGGGCAAGTCGCCGGTCAGAAGCTCGAGCGTCCCCTTCCCTTCGGCGCTCGCTTCTTTGCTGGCGGAGAGCAGGACGGGAGCCTTGGCTCCGCCTTGAATCACGACGCCGAGAGGACCCGGTGTGTAGTCCCACGACCAGACGACGACGGCCTTCCGCTTCGCGTCCCACACGGCGCGCCACGGCTGCTCGATGCTGCTGCCCCGCGCGGTCTTCTCCGCGAACGGCTTCCATGCCGCGCCATCCCAGGCCCACGCCGAGCCGCCCTGGTGATGGTCCGTCGACGGCGCGTAAATGAGCGCCTTGTCCAACGGATGGTAAACGAGGCCGTAGTTGCCGGGCGTGACGGGCTCGGTCGGAAGCGGGGCCTCTTGCGAGGTCGTTTCAGTGAGGGGTCGGAAGACGAGCGCGGTGGTCACTTCGTGGCTCCTTCGAGGATGGAGATGATCTCGGTTTGCTTCAGCGCCTTGGCTCGGTCGAGGACGGTCTCGCCCTTTTCGTCCTTCAAAGAAGCGTCGGCGCCCTTCTTGAGGAGGTACTTCACGCAGAACGGATTCCAGTGGCTCGCGGCCTCGAAGAGTGGCGTCCTGCCCGATTCGTTGCGCGCGTTGAGGTCGCATCCCTTGGCCAACAGAAGATCCCAGATGGCGGTGGCGCGTCCGTGCGTGGTGCTGACGGCGTGGTGCAGCGCCGTCGAGCCATACTTGTTGGCCACAAGCACGGTGCCTCGCTCGAACAGCTCGGTGATGATGGGCAGGTCGTTCGTCCACTTGGCGGCCGTGTTGAGCGCGTTGTCGCCGTAACCATCGAGCGCGTTGACGTCGGCGCCCCGCTCGAGGAGCCAGCGCGCCGCCGCGAAGCTCGTCTTCGTGGCCTCCTTGATGGTGAGCTGCAGCGGCGTCAGCCCGTTCTCCGCGTCGCGCACATCAATCGACGCGCCGTGTTCGAGAAGGAACCCGGCGAGCTCAAGCTTGGGCCGAAGAACGGCGTCGTGCAGCGGCGCGCGGCCATCGGAGCCACCGCAGGCGTTCACGTCGGCGCCGCGCTTGAGGAGCAAGGCCGCGATGTCCAGGTCCGGAAACGTCGTCGCCACGAGGTGCAGCGCGGTGGCGCCCTTCTTGTCGGTCACCTTCGCGTCGGCGCCCGCGTCGAGGAGGGCCTTCGCCATCGTCTTCGACTTCCACTGAAGCGCCATGTGGAGCGCCGCGTGGCCGCCGGGCTTGATGGCGCTCGGGTTGGCGCCGGCCGCGAGCGCCGCCTTGAGGCCTTTCGGATCTTTCGCTTCAACGGCCGCGAGGAGCGCCGCGTCGTGTTCCGTTGCGATTGCCATGCGCGGCATCGTCGCCAACCCTTTCCAGGTGCGCAACGCGCGAAGGTGCGTCGTGCGGATCAGTCCTCAGACAGGCACGGTCCCGATTCCGCTACATCCGGCACGCCTTGAGAAGGGTGCTCATCGCGCTTTGGAGCGGCGTGGGAATTCCGTGGGTGTGTCCCTTTCGGACAACGACGCCGTTGCGGGCGTCCACCTCCGTGCGACGGCCGGCCAAGTGGTCGACCACGAGCGAATTCATGGCCTCCGGCGAGGAGCGCCGGTACCGCGCGAGCACCTCCTCGATGATCTCGTCGGGAAGCCTCGCCCCCTCGGCGCGCCCCACCGCCACACACTCGGCGAGCATGCCGCGCATCAAGTCGCCCACGTCCTCGTCGAGCCCTATGCGGGCGGGCTTGGCGACGATGGCCGAGAGAATGCCGATGCTGTTCAAGCAGAGCTTGCGCCACGCGGCCGTCTTGAAGTCGTCGGTGACCTCGACGCGAAGGGGCGGGCCCTCGAAGAGCGCCTGAAAGGCGCGGCCTCGCGCCGTCGTCGGAACCACCGCAATGCCGGCCCGGCGAAGGACGATGACGCCAGGGCTCATCTTCGTTGCCGAGAGATCAACGACGACGGGAACGATGCGTTCCCACTCGACGTAGGGTTCGAAGCGCTCCACATGCTCGACGCCATTCTGAAGAATGGCGACCGACGTCGTTGGCCCCACGAGAGCGCGGAGCCACGGAATCGTGCCTTCGGCGTCGTAGGTTTTTGCGGCGACGAGCACCCAATCGAAGGGACGCGCGAGACCATCCTCACGGAGCTGAGCGGGATCCGTGAGCACGGGGGCGTTGGCTTTGAGCGTTCCTTCGGGCGTCTCGACGGAGAGCGCCTTGAAGGGTGTGCGCGCGCACACGACAACGTCGTGCTTCGCGCTCGCGAGCGCGGCGGCAAAGGTCCCCCCGACGGCGCCGGGCCCCACGACCGCGATGGCACTCATGACCGCTTGGCTACCACAGGACGCTTCCCAATCTGGGAATCGTCTTCGTCCCACGCCGGCTCCATCCTCTCGCCCGGAGGTAACGCAATGGAACGTGCACGTCGCTTCGCAAGCGTGGGTGGTTGGCTCTATGTGGCGTCGGGGCTGGCGCTTGTCGCCCTTTCCTTCGCGCCCCCGTGGCTCGGCGCGCTCACGCGGCTGGCGGTCCCCGAGGCGGCCGCGCCCGACCGCGCGCTTGCCTTGTACGCGGGCGTGGCCGGCGGTCTGACCGTCGGGTTGGGTGTGGCCGTCGTGGCGGCGGTCCGTGAGGCGCACACCAGCGGCGTGGCCTGCGTCGCCCAGGGTGTTTTCGCATGGTTCGTCGTCGATACGCTGGCCTCGCTCGGTCATGGATCATGGCAGAACGCCATCGGCAACACGGCCTTCTTGCTCCTCGCCGCGCCCTTGTGGTCGCTCCGTCGGGCGAGCGCCAAGGAAGGGCGATACGCTGCACCGGCTCGATGAGCCCCGTTCGTCCCCAGAGTCCGTTCGGTGTTGAGCTAAGACACTGGCGCGAACGGCGCGGGGTCAGCCAGCTTCGGCTCGCGAGCAGCGCGGCCATGTCGCCGCGCTACGTATCGTTCGTCGAAACGGGCCGTGCGCGCCCCAGTCGCGCGGTCGTCGAGCGACTGGCAGACGCTCTCGACGTTCCGCTGCGCGAGCGCAACCGACTCCTGGTTGCTGCAGGCTTCGCACCGGCCTACCCGGAGGTCGCGCTCGACGCGGACGCTCTCGCCACGTTCCGGCACGTCGTCGAATCGCTGCTCGAGAAGCAGGAGCCTTACCCAGCGTTGGTGCTCGATGGGGCCTATCGATTGGTTCTTGCCAACGGCGCGGCGAGGCGCCTCTTGCCGGAGCTGGACACGATGGACTGGATTGACGCCGCCTTCGCGCCCACGAGTCCGCTCCGCGCGGCCGTCGAAAACTTCGCCGAGGTCGCGTGGCACGCCGCCGACACGCTGCGCCGGGAGTCGAACCCGCCCCAGGATTGCCTTCTGCGACTCGAACGGCACCTTGAGGGCATCGCTCGTCCGGCAGCCGCGGACCTTACGACCGAGCACGTGCTCTGCCCGCGCTTTCGCTTCGGCGACCGAGTGGTTCGCACGTTTACCGCCATCGCGCGCTTCGGGACCGCCAGGAACGTCACTCTCGACGAGCTGCGGGTGGAGCTGTTCTTTCCCGCTGACGAAGACAGCGCGCGTTTCTTCCGCGAGCTCGCGGGCGCCGAGAAGTAGCGACCTACGGCGGCGGAACTCGCGCCGCCGAGATCCGTTGACCTGGCGGCCTTTGTCCCGTCCAATCCTTCCCCTTTCGAGCATTCCGTAGGAGGAAGACACATGGCTGACAAGAAAACGATCCTCGTCGTGGGCGCAACCGGCAAGCAGGGCGGCGCGACGCTTCGTCACCTCGCGAAGCACGGCGGCTTCAAGCTCCGCGGCATGACGCGCAACCCCTCGAGCGACGCGGCCAAGGCCCTCGTCGAGCTCGGCGTTGAACTCGTCAAAGGCGACCTCGACGACAAGACGTCGCTCGAGAACGCCATCGGCAGCGCCTGGGGCGTCTTCGGCGTGCAGAACACGTGGGAAGCTGGCGTGGAGAAGGAAGAGACGCAAGGCAAGCGGCTCGTCGCCGTCGCCCGCGAGCGCGGCGTTCAGCACTTCGTCTACACGTCGGTGGGCTCGGCCCACAAGAAGACGGGCATCCCGCACTTCGACAACAAGGCGCGCGTCGAAGACACGGTCCGCGCGGCGGGCTTCACGGCGTACTCGATCTTGCGCCCCGTGTTCTTCATGGAGAACCTCGTCTCGCCGTGGTTCCTCCAAGGCGACAAGCTCATGACCGCCATGAAGCCCACGACCAAGCTCCAGATGATCGCGTCCGACGACATCGGCAAGTTCGGCGCCGCGGCCTTCATCGACTCGGCCAAGTGGAACCGCGCCGAGGTCGACCTCGCCGGCGACGCGGTCACGATGCTCGACGCGGCGACCGCCGTCAGCTCGATCCTCGGCAAGGAGATCACCTTCGAGTCGCTCCCGATCGACGCGGTCCGCAAGAACAGCGAAGACATGGCCCTCATGCTCGAGTGGTTCGAGAACGTGGGTTACTCAGCCGACATCGCGGCGTGCGCCGCGAAGTGGGGCATCCAGCCGCTCACGCTGGAGCAGTGGGCGGCGAACCAGAAGCCGTAAGCGTTCGTCGTCATTGACGAGCGACCGACGAACGACTGAGAGAAGCACCCGGCGCGCGGAGAGCGGGCCGGGTGTTTTGCATTCTTCTTGCCGGAGCCGGCCGCGCGCGCGCAAGCTTGCTCCCCGCGACTGGCGTGTCTGCTTCCAGGCCCGTTCGGGCTGCACCTCCGCCGCGTTAGGCCCGTACCAAGGCCCCGCCCGCGTCAGTCGTGCGCGCCGGAATCTCGATTGGCACCGCAAACGCTCCGCGTCAGGTCCCAGTTCGGTGCGAGCACGGTGCGCTCCGTCTCGTGACAGCGGTCGACCTCCGCCTGCGTCGCTCGTGCGACTCGACCGACGCCCCACGTCAGCGACTCGCCCGTCCAGCCTTCCCCCACAAAGGACGTTCCGCTCGTGGCGCGCACGAGGTAGCGCTCTCCCTCAGGGCTTACAAGGCACACGGTGCCGGGCGAGCCGCCACCGGTCTCGACGACACACAGGCCCGGCAGCGAGTGAACGACGACGACGAGGCAGCTGCGGGCGTCGTCGACGAGAAATGCT
This genomic interval carries:
- a CDS encoding ankyrin repeat domain-containing protein, whose amino-acid sequence is MAIATEHDAALLAAVEAKDPKGLKAALAAGANPSAIKPGGHAALHMALQWKSKTMAKALLDAGADAKVTDKKGATALHLVATTFPDLDIAALLLKRGADVNACGGSDGRAPLHDAVLRPKLELAGFLLEHGASIDVRDAENGLTPLQLTIKEATKTSFAAARWLLERGADVNALDGYGDNALNTAAKWTNDLPIITELFERGTVLVANKYGSTALHHAVSTTHGRATAIWDLLLAKGCDLNARNESGRTPLFEAASHWNPFCVKYLLKKGADASLKDEKGETVLDRAKALKQTEIISILEGATK
- a CDS encoding 2-dehydropantoate 2-reductase, encoding MSAIAVVGPGAVGGTFAAALASAKHDVVVCARTPFKALSVETPEGTLKANAPVLTDPAQLREDGLARPFDWVLVAAKTYDAEGTIPWLRALVGPTTSVAILQNGVEHVERFEPYVEWERIVPVVVDLSATKMSPGVIVLRRAGIAVVPTTARGRAFQALFEGPPLRVEVTDDFKTAAWRKLCLNSIGILSAIVAKPARIGLDEDVGDLMRGMLAECVAVGRAEGARLPDEIIEEVLARYRRSSPEAMNSLVVDHLAGRRTEVDARNGVVVRKGHTHGIPTPLQSAMSTLLKACRM
- a CDS encoding helix-turn-helix domain-containing protein yields the protein MSPVRPQSPFGVELRHWRERRGVSQLRLASSAAMSPRYVSFVETGRARPSRAVVERLADALDVPLRERNRLLVAAGFAPAYPEVALDADALATFRHVVESLLEKQEPYPALVLDGAYRLVLANGAARRLLPELDTMDWIDAAFAPTSPLRAAVENFAEVAWHAADTLRRESNPPQDCLLRLERHLEGIARPAAADLTTEHVLCPRFRFGDRVVRTFTAIARFGTARNVTLDELRVELFFPADEDSARFFRELAGAEK
- a CDS encoding NmrA/HSCARG family protein, with translation MADKKTILVVGATGKQGGATLRHLAKHGGFKLRGMTRNPSSDAAKALVELGVELVKGDLDDKTSLENAIGSAWGVFGVQNTWEAGVEKEETQGKRLVAVARERGVQHFVYTSVGSAHKKTGIPHFDNKARVEDTVRAAGFTAYSILRPVFFMENLVSPWFLQGDKLMTAMKPTTKLQMIASDDIGKFGAAAFIDSAKWNRAEVDLAGDAVTMLDAATAVSSILGKEITFESLPIDAVRKNSEDMALMLEWFENVGYSADIAACAAKWGIQPLTLEQWAANQKP